The genomic window TGGTCTAGGGATCCTGTATCTGGAGGAGCTGGCTTTAGCGTGTTCGTTGCAAATCTTTGTTGCAGATCAGACATCAGACACAGGGTTTGCATGTCAGATCACATGTCAGTCCCCTCGACCCCAGAGCTACTGGCAATTCTGTGGGTAAGGCAGTGAGTTAAGGAGCTCAGACCTGCAACTCTGGGCTGCGCTTATGGGTGATTTTACATTTGCTGTCCATAGACACTCAGTGTCTGTTGAGGAATTGGCTAAAGATGCCAGGGATCGAGGAAAACATGAATGTGATAGTGTATGGAAAGACGAGGAGGTGAGACAGTGGCAGGAGGAAGGGAGCAGCCTTCTCTTAGAAAGAAGTGGCTTTTAATGAAGTTAAAGAAAAGGGGCCGAGGTTGTGCTACGTCGACTGAGATTGGGGCATTGTCCTCTGCCGGAAAAAGTTGCTTGGTGCCAGTGTGGACATCCAGAGTCAATccagcatgttttattttcacatagTCATTTCACAAGAGAATGGCAACCATTTTGTATTGCACTGGCTGAGCTGGGGctttcatgttttcacattttgagaAGAATCATCTCATCTTGCCATTAACGTAGTTTCAGCATTTCTATATGCGGCTGGTCAACATGTAAGACACACTCAAGCAAGACATTGAAAGctcactgcaaaaaaatgtcaatcatgCTTGTTAATGATTGtaattaaactgtaaaaaataaacaaaagaaatttaaaggtccagtctacAAAACTTGAGTGGAGAACAGCGTCACATGATGAAACAGGaactgtttgtctgtttgtcacgGCAGTAACTTAATCAGTGAGTCTGTGGCTCCGCTGCACATCAGAGCGTGTTCTGTTGGAAATGCACAAATTGTCACGTCCGTTAAAATAATAGTTGAGCTGTGATTGAGTGAAGTATACTGACACATGGTCAGCCCGACACGGACGCTCTCTTGCACTGAAAACTCAAGGGGAAATCATATTTACGTCTTTTAACAAACTCATAACATCTACATCTGCTGAAGTCTTCtgtattttaagaatatgtctGCTGCTTGGAAAGTAAAGTTTCTATCATTTTGTAAACCTTTTTTaacccacaccaaagtccagagacaCATGCTTTTACATCAAGAGTTACATCAAGAGACAAGAGTTGTTGCTACTGCTCAACCTCtaagctgcctccatcagtcagttaaaatgtattattttgtgacttcagcatttgaaatccATTACGCGGCATGAATTAAATGACACGACCTTACCCTACAAGGCCACAGTAGGCCTAAACTCTGGTTGCCTCTCTCTGGTTGTCCCTGCTGGTCAGTGGTGGTCCGATCTTGTGCGGAGGCCTGCGAGAACTTCCCCTCCACacgtggatgtgtgtgtgcagagtgacATCTGTGTACCTGCTcctctcatcctcttcttcctctgagcGTGAGACAGTCAGCGTACATCTCCGTGGCACACTTTTAACCCAACTACGCCGTTAAActggactactgtccttgtctcAGTCTTCAAGCACCAGTGGGGGAGACATTTTATTGAATGTGCCCACCTCCGTTACACTAGGTGGCAACATTCCCCCTTTCCACTTGGTAGCCTTTGGCAGTTTCCAGTTGAGCAGGCAGCATTCTGTGCCTTCCTACATCTTGAAAATATTCAGTACATTGAGCTTCTTGTCAGTCCAATAAACATAGAGTACCAGgttgtttttcttattcttttgtGATGTGTCAAAGCTGAGGtatgcaatatttatttaactcACAGTCACATTATCTGGGCGTGTTAGTCCAACTTCAAGAAATTCAATGTTTAGACAGACTAACTTCCATCCATCTCCTCtcctactgctttattctccacatgagggccgctggtgccaatcccagctgacacagggcgaaaggcggggtcaaaccctggacaggtcgtcagtccacCACAAGACCAcatatacagagacaaacaaacatccactctcacactcatacctacaatcaatttacctaatccccaaatctgcatgtgttcaGGGGggaaaacctacacacacacacacacacagggagaacatgcaaactccaggcAGGATGGACCGGGGTCACGAACAGCggatcttcttgctgcaaagacaagagtgctgACATGTTTACACATATTAAACATCCTACAAACATTACAGTTTGTTGTTGAACTGAAAAAGAAATTCTGTACTTTACCTGAAACACTcggacacacacaggtgaaatgCTCTTATGCACACAACTCACTGAAAACCTCTGTGTGGGTTCCAGTGCAGTGTGTATGTGGGAGGTGAGTCTGGATTAATGACCCTTTAGTCCACATGGTGATGCAAAGGCGTGGCGTGCAGATTAGAGACACAAATATCagattattaaaatgtttttttatctttgtgcCCCATGACATTGGCGCCGGCTATTTCTACCCAGACATGTTGTTATATAACTGTGTGGTTCCCAGTTGAGGCCTAAACCAGCATGTACGGCAGCGGCAGTCAGTGTTAATGTGTCGATACGGGACACTTTCATTTAGTTTCTCACTATAAATACTTATTTAACACAGTGTCAACatattattaagtattaaatTTGACTGGCACATTCCATAAATGCAAGGACTTCTGTGGTTGTTTACGACTTCGAGATAAGATAAGAAACTTTTATTGGTGACACAATCGTTAAAATTTAAAGGCAGGGTTGGAGCGCCTGGACAAACAGTTGGTGCAGACTTCCTTCCGAAGCCACGCCTCCGGAGCACAGGAACGCGCTGCGAACGCGGATTCACGAGCGCCGCGCAGCATCGGTAACGTTTGGTACTTTTTGGTGaggctatgttttttttttggatacttgtttAACTGACAacgtgatgatgaaaaacagcaaatactCTCAAAAGTTCCCAGTTAACCTGCCTGTCCAGTTgaaacagagccaccatgtCATCACTCTGCAGCCCTTTCTGGGGCTTTGAGTCACGGCCACCGTTCAAACGCagcagcaccgatgttcactctggtcgcggatcgctctgcatcagccctCAAGAAAAGGGCTGAGTGTCcgattgacctaatccccatattgcatgtttttggactgtgggaggaagccggagaacccgcagaaaacccacgcacacacggggagaacatgcaaactccatgcaggaaggcccttgttctaaCCGGGGCTCAGACCTGGGTCAaattgctgcaaaggcaagagaacTAACCACTCCTGCTTTtatgaaaaaagtaaatgtaattaaacggagttgtttataggttattactTGTATTGGTCCAGCCcctgaactaaaaaaaaataaaaagcttgcACACTACCTTTAATATTAAAAAcggtttagttttaaaaaaaaaaatgtaagaaagaaaaagaacagaacTGTAGCTTAGTTAGTCTAACAACATGACTGCCTCTAATTTTTTCCAGGATGTATAATGGTCCAAGAAGTGAAGGCAACAAATTCCCAATTGGCTGCAGATGACTGAAGTCTGTCTCCACCCACAGACTCAGCACAGGCTGCTCAGCTGATTTGGTTTAGTTGTTAGCAACTGTGCTAATCTACAGACTTAAGCCATTCCTGGCTCCGTGGAAAAATACAGCAGGGAAGTGGCTGGCGATACCTTGgaaattttttctttttttttttcttcttcttcttctttttctttttttcaagtgaGGCAGGCAGCATGGTGCGCGGACCAATCCGGCAGTGATCAGAGCGCAGAGGAGCCGAGAGGAAACAGGCTTTTGTTGCCGTGAAAACCCGGGCTGAGAGGAATACTCATCACTTTTGCTGTCGCTGTGACCAACTCTCGTGGGAGTGGGGCTTCGTCATGGAGGGGTAAGTACCCgggtttctttttgtttttaccctGAAAAAGCATCACTTTGGCTGCGCTCCAATGTgcgcagctctctctctctctctctctctctctctctctctctctctctttcattggCACATACCGACGAAAACTTTCCACTCCTCGTCATCTCGTGCGACCTCAAGTTCACCAAACACAACGACCAAATTCACTTGTAGCAAACAATTAGACAAACAATTGGCGCGCGCGGCACAACGTTAAAGATAAAACCAAAAGccatgtagtgtgtgtgtgtgtgtgaggaggtggATTTCAGAGttaatgcttctttttttgtcttgtcttaTTCTATCTGTCTTTGAATATGTCAAGGGAatttgtgggaggaaacagccTTGATGTTCCCAGTCCAGATAGCAAGTTGGTGAAGAAGACTCAACTGCTGGACCGTGGCCAATGGGCGAGCAAGTTGGAGTTCCTACTGGCTGTGGCAGGAACCCTGGTTGGGCTGGGAAACCTCTGGAGGTTCCCCTATTTGTGCTATAAAAATGGGGGAGGTAAGCAGGAAGTGGactgaaagcaaacaaaaaacaaaaaaaaaattaagtcaAACAACTGCACTTTCATTGTTAATGCCAGCAAATGTGAGGGGGGGATAAtcttgatacacacacacacacatgacaaactgcctttttttttttatttattaaagagGACACAGCCTCATGTACTGCAGGGAATAATTTgacaagaacaaagaaaacaccttCATATCTTAAGGCCACACTCCTGTATCTGAATTTACAAAAGATGTAAAAGgatgaaatatgtttttcctTTCAAAAATGTGGctgatgctgtgttcacactttCATGTTTACGAACACACGTAAAAATTGGAGACAGGGGCCGGTgagggcagaagaagaagaaggtgtcGCACTCTTTGGCCTCATATGGCCCCTTTTGGCCTCTTTTTCTTGACAGTTATAGACAATGATTTGACCCTTTGCTCCCTTCACTGATCACATGGTCTACAAGCATGTGCAAAGGTCTGGATTTGGAAGACCTAACAGTGGGGAAATCTAAATGTGGAACATTTAAAATTAGAGAAAATCAGATACCCacgttatgtgtgtgtgttttttttttttcttgtaaaatttTGACTTATGAGTAAAGAAAATGTCGATTGATCGTGTGCGATGTAGCCACAGATGAAGTGTTTTGGTTTGTCACACTTGTCATGTTTCTCTCAGGTGCATTTCTAGTTCCATATGTCTTGTTTCTGCTCGCTTGTGGTATCCCCATGTTCCTCCTGGAGACGGCCATGGGACAGTTTACATCTCAGGGATGTATCACCTGCTGGAGGCACTTCTGCCCCCTGTTTGAAGGTCAGTGTACCGTGTAGAAACTCCTCATATTATATGTTGCAGATCAGTGTGTAAAGATGTACAAAATGGACGTTATAAAGGAAGCGTGTCACCCATGGTTGGTGCTAATAACAAGAGGTTGGGGGGCAAATTGATCATGGGAATGGTGATTTTTGCTCGGTGGTTTTTGGATAATATGCTGTAAGGATGTACAGAGTCAGGGTATTTTATATATACCTACACGTAACGTGAAGTTAATCTGCACCAAATAATCGATAAAAACCTATATAGTATGTAATTTCTGCCACTCGGCGTCTcgcaaccaaaacaacaactcatttTCGATAAAGCTGAAACGATTACTGGATCGATTcatatgattaaaacaagatttctgattgttttcagcttcttaaatgtgaatattgtcttcgtatctttgctccataaaacaaagacaacgttaaaacggaatcattttggacaaaaacaagacatacgagaatttaaaaataatcgttagtagTGGGAGAAGCATGGGCTCATGGGAGTTGTTGTCTAGGTGGTGGGAGGGCCTCGGCAATGAGTATTTATAATAATACCTGTAGTGGAAAAATACACAGAGTGAAATGAGAAAGCAAAAGACCACACGCTGGTACTTTCCTTCCTCACTcgtgtttgtttattaaaagGCGACGATAAAGGGGCAAAATGGTCCATTACCTTGAATGGGAAATACAGAATTATTGGAAATGTGCACTAATTCAAcgtaatatattatattaagacCTTTTATTGTATCGGTGTCAAATCTCAAATTGTTTGCCTTTGGTTCTAATGATTTATTATCAGTTGCAAATTTGTAGATCAGTGCAGTGCTTCATTTTTCCCGTGGATCTTTTTGATGTAGTGTCAAAATACTAATACAACTTAATACAGTTGTGCCTGGAGATTAAGCAGAAAATGATCCTGATGACAGGCATGTATACACCAGTATGCCGTCACAAGCTGCTGGGCATGTTTTTATAgcggttgttgttttttggtcgTCTAAcctgttaataataaatgacagaaatggaCTTTTACAATgggcttcacaaaaaaaagaataaacccccccaaaaagaGATGACGTACATACAGATGCTTACTCAATGCCTTCTGAAACAAAAACGTATTATTCAGCGACTTGTCTTTCAACCAGAAAATCAGGTTTTGATTCCAGGTGGCTGTACAAAACATTTACTATCGTGGAAAAATTAGTGAGTGAGGCCATTTCAACAGCTAATTGTTGACAGCAGTACTGGTTGATAATGGATGGGGTGACTGATGATAATCCACAATAGCATCCACAAtctattttcagcttcttgtttgatttaacattcaaataaataaacattaatgaaGTCCTTAATTAACTCGCAGGCTCATGGTCTTTGTTCTGCAGAAAAAAGAGGATTCAAAGGTCTTGAGGGCTGGCTGCAGTTAGGAGGTGGTCTGATGATGCAGTAGCAGGTGGACATTGACCACCAGGACTGGTCAGACTTGCTGATCACAGTCTACCTGACAGTCTGACACACAGAGATGCAATAGATTAATTCTTACTTTCTCCTAAATAGGAACCCACAATAccaaattgacatcatgttctatttaAAACCTCTTCTCATCATCGTGATAGTCTGGATTTATTTCGATTTTATTGGCTGTAGAATTAGTCAAAAATGAGCGCGTCTGTGTGCTTTACCCACGGCAACGTTccctttcgatatctggcagctattcaaccgtttaggaatcacggcactgagaagctgacgtcacaaatgtgCAACGCGCCGGTGAAtctttgtctgtgattggacggtggTTCCGCacaagtcctgaggttctactgtaatgacaagtatatgggcgcaaagctcgaTTTCTCGGCTTTCcggcatccatccatccgtctcNNNNN from Solea senegalensis isolate Sse05_10M linkage group LG4, IFAPA_SoseM_1, whole genome shotgun sequence includes these protein-coding regions:
- the LOC122768714 gene encoding sodium- and chloride-dependent GABA transporter 3-like, producing MEGEFVGGNSLDVPSPDSKLVKKTQLLDRGQWASKLEFLLAVAGTLVGLGNLWRFPYLCYKNGGGAFLVPYVLFLLACGIPMFLLETAMGQFTSQGCITCWRHFCPLFEGQCTV